In Gemmatimonadota bacterium, the genomic window TGGGCGGCCTCGGAGAGTTTTTCCGCGGCCTGCTGCTCGCCCAGGGCGTTGATGACCTTGGCCCGGCGTTCCCGCTCCGCTTCCGCCTGCTTGGCCATGGCCCGCTGCATCTCGATGGGCAGGTCGACGTTCTTAATGACGACCATGGACACTTTGATGCCCCAGGGTTCGGTCTGCTGGTCCAGCAGGATCTGCAGATCCTCGTTGATCTTGTCCCGGTTGGACAGGAGATCGTCCAGTTCTACCTGTCCGAGTACGCTCCGCAACGAGGTCTGGGCCAGCTGGTGGGTCGCCTGCAGAAAATCCTCCACCTCGGTGATCGCCCGTTCGGGGTCGATGACCCGGAAATAGATCACCGCGTTCACCTTGATGGACACGTTGTCCCGGGTGATCACGTCCTGGGCCGGCACGTCCTTGGTCACGGTGCGCAGGCTGACCTTCTCCATTTTGTCGATGCCGGGGATCAGGATAATGATACCCGGTCCGTTCTTCCCGATAAGGGCCTTGGAAAGCCGGCCCAGCCGGAATATTACACCCCGCTCGTATTCGCGGAGTATCTTGACCGCGTTGGTGAAGAGTACGATGAGGATCAGGATGATTACGATCGTAGACAGCTGAAATCCGTCAAAGAACATGGGCGTCCCCCCTTGTTACGTTGCGTCCGTGCCTGAATCCAGGCTTTCCACCTTGAGTCGCAGACCATTGACCTCCACTACCCGAATCGGCGTTTCGGGCTCGATTGGCGTTTCGCTCGTGGCGAACCAGTATTCACCGTGTACGAACACTTTGCCGTTCCGGCTGTCCACGGCCGCGTGCGCGCGGCCGGTCTCGCCGATCAGTCCCTGGCTGCCCGTGGTCGTGCGCCGCTTCTGGGCCTTCAGCGCGTAGCCCACGGCGAAAAGCGTGAAGGCCGCGGTCGCGATCACGGCCGGAATGATGGCATACAGGGAAATGCGGAGATAGGGATCGGGCGAATCGATGAGCATCATCGAACCGATCGTGAAGGAGACGGCGCCGCCGAGGGTCAGGAGGCCCCCGCTGGCCACGAACAGTTCCGTGACGAATAATCCCAATCCAAGCATAAGCAGCAAAAGCCCCGCGTAGTTGATGGGCAGCGTCTGCAGGGCGAAAAGCCCGATGACAATGCACATGCCGCCCACTACGCCGGGGAAGATGGCCCCGGGGTTGATGAACTCGTAGATGAGCCCGTAGAACCCGAGCATCATCAGGAGATAGGCTATGTTGGGATTGGAAAGCACGCTCAGTACCCGGTGATGCCAGCTCATTTCGCGAATACTCACCTCGGCGTCCTTCGTGCGCAACACCCGGCTTCCTTCGCGGACTTCGACCACGGTGCCGTCGATCCGAATGAGCAGGGAGTCCAGCGTGGCGACGTTCAGGTCCACGACGTTCTGCTCCACGGCTTCCCGGTCGGTCAGTGCCTCGGCCTTCCGCACCGCCAGTTCCGCCCAGTCCGCGTTTCGGCCGTGCTTTTCGGCGATGGACCGGATATAACTCACGGAGAAGTTCTCGACCTTCTCCTGCATGGTCGAGTCCGCGACCGCGCCGCCGATGCCCACCGGGCTGGCCGCGCCGATACTCGTGCCCGGCGCCATGGCGGCGACGTGGGCGCTCATGGTGATAAAGACGCCCGCGGACCCGGCGCCCGCGCCGCTGGGCGCCACGTAGACCACGACCGGCACGTTGGAAGCGAGCATGTCCTTGATGATCAACTGGGTGGACTCGAGAAGCCCGCCTGGCGTGTCGAGCATGATCACCAGGCATTCCGACCGGTCGTTTTCGGCCCGTTCGAGCGCGGTGGAAACGTGCTGGACGCTGACCGGTCCGATCGGTCCGGTGAGCGAGATGACGTCGACCCGGGATGCCGCGGCGTCCGCGCCCGGCCAGGCCAGCCCGCAGGCCAGTCCGCAGGCCAGCAGGAGGCGTTTGAGCGTTCTTATCGGGTTCATGGTGGGTATGCCCGGTTGGTGCGTGAATGGATTCAGCGGCGGCTAGGGCCGGTGATTCGGATTGAGCAGGTGAACGAGTTGCACGGCCTGGAAAAGCGCCGCCGGTTCAATCTGTGGCCTTAAGGATCGGCGCCGGGGGAACAGCGTGGTCTCTCCCATCATGGGCGGCGCCACCACGACTTCGACCTGGCCCGGGTTTATGCGAATGTTCCGTCTCGGACACTTGGGCCAGATGGAATGGATGCCCCTGAAGGCCATGGGGATGATGACCACGTCGGGCGGAATCTTGCTGAAAAGTCCGTGCTGCAGGGGTATGGACTGGATGTCGAAAGCCGCCGTGGTCCCCGCGGCGTAGATGATGCCCGGTCGTTTTTCCAGCAGTCCGGCGAATCGCTGGGTCGCGTTGTTGGTGTCTCCCGCGCGGGGCAGGACCACGTAACCGTCGACTTCCTCGAGCAGACGGTCGAATTCCGCGGCGTTCACGCCGAAAAGGGTCGTGCTCCAGGATCCCAGGCGCAAGGTCACGTACTCCGTCAGCCCCGATCTGGACAGGATGGTGCAGGGACGGGAGTCTTCCCAGCCCAGGGCGTCCAGCAGCACGCGGGACTGCAGTACCTTGTACATGACGGGATGGTCGAAGACGCTCTGGTGGGTCGGGAAGAAGAGGACCTTGTACCCCCCCTCGTGCAGCTTGAGCACGCGGGCCAGTTCGCCGACCATGGGATCGACGTGGACCTTGACCGTAATGCCGAAGATCTTCAGGGTCCTGTCTGCCCAGGTGAGACTGTTGTGCCAGGCCGCATCGAGCTGCTCCCGCTCGTCCAGGATCTCCTCCTCGATGGCGAGCTT contains:
- a CDS encoding nodulation protein NfeD; this encodes MNPIRTLKRLLLACGLACGLAWPGADAAASRVDVISLTGPIGPVSVQHVSTALERAENDRSECLVIMLDTPGGLLESTQLIIKDMLASNVPVVVYVAPSGAGAGSAGVFITMSAHVAAMAPGTSIGAASPVGIGGAVADSTMQEKVENFSVSYIRSIAEKHGRNADWAELAVRKAEALTDREAVEQNVVDLNVATLDSLLIRIDGTVVEVREGSRVLRTKDAEVSIREMSWHHRVLSVLSNPNIAYLLMMLGFYGLIYEFINPGAIFPGVVGGMCIVIGLFALQTLPINYAGLLLLMLGLGLFVTELFVASGGLLTLGGAVSFTIGSMMLIDSPDPYLRISLYAIIPAVIATAAFTLFAVGYALKAQKRRTTTGSQGLIGETGRAHAAVDSRNGKVFVHGEYWFATSETPIEPETPIRVVEVNGLRLKVESLDSGTDAT
- a CDS encoding slipin family protein — its product is MFFDGFQLSTIVIILILIVLFTNAVKILREYERGVIFRLGRLSKALIGKNGPGIIILIPGIDKMEKVSLRTVTKDVPAQDVITRDNVSIKVNAVIYFRVIDPERAITEVEDFLQATHQLAQTSLRSVLGQVELDDLLSNRDKINEDLQILLDQQTEPWGIKVSMVVIKNVDLPIEMQRAMAKQAEAERERRAKVINALGEQQAAEKLSEAAHVMGTHPVAVQLRYLQTLSVVAAENNSTTLFPVPIDLFKPFVDAMKPAVSVGSPVTDSGAQEPAGSPDSGGAANPGSGAAERPGEEAR